One Cupriavidus necator genomic region harbors:
- a CDS encoding DsbE family thiol:disulfide interchange protein: MTRFLLPLAAFLALTIALAAGLRHDPRELPSPLVGKPAPAFSLPLLEPEGRTLAAADMRGKVWLLNVWASWCAACRTEHPVLVDFAARSHVPLYGLNYKDETGAARDWLQRMGNPYAASLVDADGRVGIDYGVYGVPETFVIDQSGVVRYRQAGPVTREVLERKLMPLIEQLEKSGDGHA; this comes from the coding sequence ATGACGCGCTTCCTGCTGCCGCTCGCGGCTTTCCTCGCACTGACCATCGCCCTGGCGGCCGGGCTGCGGCACGATCCGCGCGAACTGCCCTCGCCGCTGGTCGGTAAGCCCGCGCCGGCGTTCAGCCTGCCGCTGCTCGAACCCGAAGGACGCACGCTCGCGGCGGCCGACATGCGAGGCAAGGTCTGGCTGCTGAACGTGTGGGCATCGTGGTGCGCCGCCTGCCGCACCGAACATCCGGTGCTGGTTGACTTCGCCGCCCGTTCGCACGTGCCGCTGTACGGGCTGAATTACAAGGACGAAACCGGCGCGGCCCGCGACTGGCTGCAGCGCATGGGCAACCCGTACGCCGCGTCGCTGGTCGATGCGGATGGGCGAGTGGGCATCGATTACGGCGTATACGGCGTACCTGAGACCTTTGTCATCGACCAGTCCGGCGTGGTGCGCTACCGTCAGGCCGGCCCGGTCACGCGCGAGGTGCTGGAGCGCAAGCTGATGCCACTCATCGAGCAGCTCGAGAAAAGCGGGGACGGCCATGCGTAG
- a CDS encoding cytochrome c-type biogenesis protein — MRRRFGSLLSAVICGLALHAGAATLSDTELDARVHALSGQLRCLVCQNQTLADSNADLAVDLRRQIRERLRGGASDEAVKDYLVQRYGDFVLYKPPLRPLTWLLWFGPLLLVAGVTIAIIRARSRSVAAGLPLDAEAQRQLAALLDETSGQPASPPAEARQP; from the coding sequence ATGCGTAGGCGATTCGGCTCATTGCTGAGCGCCGTGATCTGCGGCCTTGCGTTGCACGCCGGCGCCGCCACGCTCTCGGACACGGAACTCGATGCGCGCGTCCACGCCTTGTCCGGCCAGCTGCGCTGCCTGGTCTGCCAAAACCAGACCTTGGCCGACTCCAACGCCGACCTCGCCGTCGACCTGCGCCGGCAGATCCGCGAGCGGCTGCGCGGCGGCGCCAGCGATGAAGCCGTGAAGGACTACTTGGTGCAGCGCTATGGCGACTTCGTGCTCTACAAGCCGCCGCTCAGGCCGCTGACCTGGCTGCTGTGGTTCGGTCCCTTGCTGTTGGTGGCCGGCGTGACAATCGCCATCATTCGCGCGCGCTCGCGCAGCGTCGCAGCCGGGCTACCGCTCGACGCCGAGGCGCAACGACAGCTCGCAGCATTGCTGGACGAGACGTCCGGGCAACCTGCCAGTCCGCCAGCGGAGGCACGACAGCCATGA
- the ccmI gene encoding c-type cytochrome biogenesis protein CcmI, whose translation MTTFWLLAAALIAATMACLLWPLLRHRVAPDPDTPERALLADLYREQLNELDTDLQSGTLTAARHAGARDELARRLLDENASATAAARQAKPSPLLAAALLAVLPSAAILLYLHLGNPVAQWSANDMPAATDGQHQLSGLQLEGMVNQLAKRLRDAPGDAEGWAMLARSYSVMERHDDAAAAYAKAIALAPDVAPLRSDYADVLASLNGGSLEGAPMEQIGRALALDPDDPKGLALAASAAAERGDTQGAIGYWEHLYRLLPADSQTAARIAANLAAARGTAATSLTASGEIGGIVTLGEMAGRIPRPDETVFIYARAVDGPRMPLAVIRRTVRDLPARFTLDDSMALGPDHKLTGYPRLMVEARISASGNATPQAGDLVGRTGPVAAGSHEVQIVIDSIVPDAGTAPAADRIPH comes from the coding sequence ATGACGACCTTCTGGCTCCTAGCCGCCGCGCTGATCGCCGCCACCATGGCTTGCCTCCTCTGGCCGCTGCTGCGCCACCGTGTCGCGCCAGATCCCGACACGCCGGAGCGCGCCCTGCTGGCAGACCTGTACCGCGAGCAACTGAATGAGCTGGATACCGACCTGCAAAGCGGCACGCTGACCGCCGCGCGGCACGCGGGGGCGCGCGACGAACTCGCCCGCCGCTTGCTGGACGAGAACGCCAGCGCCACGGCCGCCGCACGACAGGCAAAGCCTTCGCCCCTGCTCGCCGCCGCGCTGCTGGCCGTCCTGCCCAGCGCTGCCATCCTGCTCTACCTGCACCTGGGCAATCCCGTCGCGCAATGGAGCGCCAATGACATGCCGGCGGCGACCGACGGCCAGCACCAGCTCAGCGGTTTGCAGCTCGAAGGCATGGTCAACCAGCTGGCAAAGCGCCTGCGCGATGCGCCCGGCGACGCCGAAGGCTGGGCGATGCTGGCGCGCTCCTACAGCGTGATGGAGCGCCACGACGATGCCGCCGCGGCCTATGCGAAAGCCATTGCGCTGGCGCCCGACGTCGCGCCGCTGCGTTCGGATTACGCGGACGTGCTGGCAAGCCTCAACGGCGGCTCGCTGGAAGGCGCGCCGATGGAGCAGATCGGCCGCGCGCTGGCACTGGATCCCGATGATCCCAAGGGGCTGGCGCTCGCCGCCAGCGCTGCGGCGGAACGCGGAGACACGCAGGGTGCGATCGGCTACTGGGAACACCTGTACCGGCTGCTGCCTGCGGATTCGCAGACGGCGGCGAGAATTGCGGCAAATCTTGCGGCGGCGCGAGGGACTGCGGCCACCTCGCTTACGGCCAGCGGCGAAATCGGCGGCATTGTGACACTCGGCGAGATGGCGGGCAGGATTCCTCGGCCTGACGAAACCGTCTTCATCTATGCGCGCGCCGTGGATGGCCCGCGCATGCCGCTGGCGGTAATCAGACGGACAGTGCGCGATTTGCCGGCGCGGTTCACGCTGGATGATTCCATGGCGCTCGGGCCCGACCACAAGCTGACCGGATATCCACGGCTAATGGTCGAGGCCCGCATTTCCGCAAGTGGCAACGCCACACCACAGGCTGGCGATCTCGTCGGACGCACCGGTCCGGTAGCTGCGGGCAGCCACGAAGTGCAAATCGTGATCGACAGCATAGTGCCGGATGCAGGGACGGCACCGGCCGCTGACCGTATACCGCACTAG
- a CDS encoding acyl-CoA dehydrogenase family protein, with the protein MQFEYTPKVKEMQAKLLAFFERHIYPNEQRFEEEIDANRRAGNAWIPSTVIDELKPRAREAGLWNLFLPRSPRAAQGLSNLEYAPLCEIMGRVPWSAEVFNCSAPDTGNMETLERYASEELKDQWLEPLLAGEIRSAFLMTEPAVASSDATNIACRIERDGDHYVINGTKWWSSGAGDPRCKVYIVMGKSNPDAARHEQQSMIVVPADAPGVTVKRFVPVFGYDHAPHGHMEIELKNVRVPASNILLGEGRGFEMAQGRLGPGRIHHCMRSIGAAERTLELMCKRSLDRVAFGKEIARHGVTQERIAEARCEIEMARLLTLKAGYMMDTVGNKVAKAEIAMIKVVAPNVALKVIDWAIQVHGAAGVSSDFPLASWWAHQRTLRLADGPDEVHRNAIAKLELLKYRSDR; encoded by the coding sequence ATGCAATTCGAGTACACGCCGAAGGTCAAGGAGATGCAGGCCAAGCTGCTGGCCTTCTTCGAAAGGCACATCTATCCGAATGAACAGCGCTTCGAGGAGGAGATCGACGCTAACCGCCGCGCCGGCAATGCATGGATTCCCTCCACGGTGATCGACGAACTCAAGCCGCGGGCGCGCGAAGCCGGCCTGTGGAACCTTTTCCTGCCGCGTTCGCCGCGCGCCGCGCAGGGCCTGTCCAACCTCGAGTACGCACCGCTATGTGAGATCATGGGCCGCGTGCCCTGGTCGGCCGAGGTGTTCAACTGCTCGGCGCCCGACACCGGCAACATGGAAACGCTGGAGCGCTACGCCTCGGAAGAACTGAAGGACCAGTGGCTGGAGCCGCTGCTGGCCGGTGAAATCCGCTCGGCCTTCCTGATGACGGAGCCAGCCGTGGCCTCGTCGGACGCCACCAACATTGCCTGCCGCATCGAGCGCGACGGCGACCACTATGTGATCAACGGCACCAAGTGGTGGTCATCGGGCGCGGGCGACCCGCGCTGCAAGGTCTACATCGTGATGGGCAAGTCCAATCCCGACGCTGCCCGCCATGAGCAGCAGTCGATGATCGTGGTGCCGGCCGACGCGCCTGGCGTTACCGTCAAACGCTTCGTTCCCGTGTTCGGCTACGACCATGCACCGCACGGCCACATGGAAATCGAGCTGAAGAACGTGCGCGTGCCGGCTTCGAACATCCTGCTGGGCGAAGGCCGCGGCTTCGAGATGGCCCAGGGCCGCCTGGGCCCTGGCCGTATTCACCACTGCATGCGCAGCATCGGTGCGGCCGAGCGGACACTGGAACTGATGTGCAAGCGCAGCCTGGACCGCGTTGCCTTCGGCAAGGAGATCGCCCGCCACGGCGTGACGCAGGAACGCATCGCCGAAGCCCGCTGCGAAATCGAAATGGCCCGCCTGCTCACACTCAAGGCGGGGTACATGATGGACACCGTGGGCAACAAGGTGGCCAAGGCCGAGATCGCCATGATCAAGGTGGTGGCCCCAAACGTGGCGCTGAAGGTAATCGACTGGGCTATCCAGGTCCACGGCGCGGCCGGCGTGTCGAGCGACTTCCCGCTGGCCAGCTGGTGGGCGCACCAGCGTACGCTGCGGCTGGCCGATGGTCCGGACGAGGTGCACCGCAACGCCATCGCCAAGCTTGAACTACTGAAGTACCGTTCGGATCGCTGA
- a CDS encoding universal stress protein, translating into MYQRILLAVDGSRSSDLALSQAIIVAKATGAEVKALFVLDDSDIYFETSYFDPKELLDNIMADGRKALDAATARLSEAGVGNTAQLVEKPVSPGRISLTIVGEADAWNADLIVLGTHGRRGVRRLLMGSVSEGVIARTSKPVLLVRSETEG; encoded by the coding sequence ATGTACCAGCGCATCCTGCTCGCCGTCGACGGCAGCCGTTCGTCCGACCTGGCGCTGAGCCAGGCCATCATCGTCGCGAAGGCGACCGGGGCGGAGGTCAAGGCGCTGTTCGTGTTGGACGACAGCGATATCTACTTCGAGACCAGCTACTTCGACCCCAAGGAATTGTTGGACAACATCATGGCGGATGGCCGCAAGGCGCTGGACGCCGCCACAGCCAGGCTCAGCGAGGCGGGCGTCGGGAACACGGCGCAGCTGGTGGAGAAGCCGGTGTCGCCCGGCCGGATCTCGTTGACGATCGTCGGCGAAGCCGATGCGTGGAATGCCGACCTGATCGTGCTCGGCACGCACGGCCGTCGCGGCGTCAGGCGCTTGCTGATGGGCAGCGTGTCCGAAGGCGTGATCGCCAGGACCAGCAAGCCGGTGCTGCTGGTTCGCAGCGAAACCGAAGGCTAG